CCTTCTGAAACCTCAGGATATGCTCTGACGCCCGCTTCATCAAAGGCGGCAACTTCAGCAACTCCGGTTTCATCGGTAACCGTAAATATTGTAGGGCCTGAAGTCTGCTGTACCTGAAGGACTTCACCGTCAATGCGAACCATTCTGCCCATTTTGCTTTCCAGATCATCCACAACGGTTCTTGGAATTGATTTTGTTAACCTGATGATTCTGTGGTTTCTGACATATGCTGGGGCGAAATCGATTTTTCCTTCCCTGGATTTGATGGAAGTTATGAATACGATTACTTCCTCTCCAACCCTATATCCGGAGACCTCTCCTCTCATCAGCCCCCATACGTTATTGTTCAGGCTGATGAAAGCGCCGTATTTCTCGATTCTTGTGATCTTACCCTTGTACAGCTTGTCACGGTCAAGATCCCTCATTTCGCACAAGGAATCCAGGACATAAACGTCCCGGACCTCGTTTTCACGGGCAATACGTTTTTCTTCTTTTTCCTTTCTTTCCTTACGTTTGGCGCCGCATTCCGCGCAGATATCGTATTTTTCGTCTAAAGGCTTTCCGCAGTCACGGCAGACATTAACCTGACCGCTTCCACCACAGTAAGGACAATCTTCATAAACTTCAACCTGGCCTTTTCCATTGCAGACCTCGCATGGAATGTCTTGCTCTGCACCTAAATCAAATTTGGCTCTGGCATTACTATTGACTCCCTTAAAATGATTTCCAACATCAAAGGAGTCTTCTTCATATCCCGTCCCGCCGCAAGCGGAACATTCCTTATAATCAACAACAACAGATCCAGAACCGTTACATTTTGGACAATTCTTTTTCAATTTAAAAACCTCATTTGAACAAATCGGGATTCTTTTTTACCAAGTCATTTCTGACGTTCTGAAACTCAAGAGCCTGATTCATCAATTCGTTGGCCTCATAGGCATAGCTGTTACCTGTACTGTTGCGGTAACTTTTATAGCAGCCGATAGCATCCAACAAATAATCCGTAGCATTCATCTTAAGCTCAAGCTCACTTAAAACCGTATTTATATAATTCTTATGAACATCATCATCGACAGAGGTTAAATTATCCCTAATACTCTCTAACTTAATTATGCTCTGATTAAAATTATTTTTGGCTGAAATAGCCTTGTTTTTTGATTCATCGTAATTTTTACCATTTAACAAATCGACAGCCTGATTGTAATCTGAATCGCCGGAGGTTATGCTATCGCTAATATCCGGCATGACTGCATTAATACTGCTTTCAGAACTATACAAATAGATTACAGCAACTGAAAAAACGATTAAAATAAATATAAAAATTATTACACCAGTATATTTTGACACAATATACTATCTATAAAAAGGCATTATTAAAATTTGTTATAAAATTAAAAAAAAGAAGAATTTTAAGATAAAATCTTAAAATCTATTCGCTGGACCAGAGACCGTGTAAATTACAGAAAGCAAATGCTTTTACATCATCAGTGGAGTTTACTGTGAAGGTTGCTTCTGCAACATCACCTGGTTTGAAGCATTTTACATATAGTTCTGCGCCTGCTTCAACAATTAAGAATTGAATGTAGTGATCATCATCCATTGGATGAGCAGCTTCGCCGACTTTTACACTTACTTTATCACCGTCAATTTCAACTACAGGTTTGTGTTTAGGAGATTTTTCTCCTTCGGTCTGTGCAGGGAATTCGAACATGTGTGTGTCACATGTATCGCCATCACCTTCAGCTAAAACTTGGATAATACTATCACATTCGTCACATTTTAATATTTTTGCCATATTATACATCTCCATAAAGTAATTAAACTTACTTTATTTTTTAATGTATATATTATTATTGTTTTCTATTGGTTACTTTCACGATAGTTTTCAATAGCTGCCTGAAGACCGTCGGCGGCCAAGTTTGAACAGTGCATTTTGATTGGTGGAAGTCCATCAAGTTCCTCTGCGACGTCATTACGTGAAATGGCAAGGGCTTCGTCCAAAGTTTTGCCGACAGCCAATTCGGTAATCATGCTGCTTGTTGCGATTGCCGCACCACAACCGAATGTCTGGAAACTGATGTCCTCAATCACGTCATCATCATTAACCTTAATGTAAATTGTCATTAAATCTCCGCATGTAGGGTTTCCTACAGTTCCGATGCCGTTTGCATCTTCCATTAATCTGCAGTTTCTAGGGTTTGCGAAGTGATCCATTACTTTTTCTGAATAATCCATGTTTAACACCTCTTACAAGTATCGCTGTGTTTTTTACACATTATATTATCGTAATCAAGTTCCTGATTCCATAAAGGAGACATTTGCCTTAATCTTTGAACAGACTCTGCAATCGTTTCAACAAATGCGTCAACGTCAAAGGCATCGCTTTCTGGAGCAAGTGAAATCCTTAAAGATCCGTGAACATCAACGGGATCCAATCCCAATGCGGTCAGTACAGGAGAGGCTTCCAGCTTATTTGATGAGCATGCTGAACCGGTTGAGGCCTGATAGCCTTTCGCGTCAAGCAGGAGAATTAATGATTCCCCTTCAATGGCCTTGAACCTGAAGTTTACAAGGTTCGGCAACCTGTTTTCGGCATCACCATTTAAATAAGCTTCAGGAATAGTGGTTAGAACCTTGTCAATCAGCTCATCCCTGATTGCTGAGAGTTTATCATAGTGTTCATCCAGTTGGGCGGCTGCAAGTTCGCATGCCTTACCGAATCCGACTATTCCAGGAACGTTTTCGGTTCCTGCCCTGATGCCTTTTTCCTGTCCTCCTCCATGAATTAGAGGAACGACACGGGTTCCTTTTCTAATGTATAATGCTCCAACACCTTTTGGACCGTTAATCTTATGTGAAGATAAAGAAAGCAAATCGACATTTAATTTCTCAACATCCACTTCAACTTTTCCGAAGCTTTGAACGGCATCCGTATGGAACTTGATGCCTTTTTCGCGGGCGATTTTACCGATTTCCTCAATTGGCTGGAGGGTTCCGATTTCATTGTTTGCATGCATTACAGTAATTAAAATCGTTTCATCGGTTATTGCCTCTTTCAAGTCTTCAATCTTTATTATACCGTTTTCATAAACCGGCAAATAGGTTACTTTAAAATCAAGTGATTCTAAAAAGTAAAGAGTTTCCTTAATGGCAGGATGCTCGATTTCTGTGGTAATTATATGTTTACCTTTTTTAGCCAGTTTAAAGGCAATGCCCTTAACCGCCAAATTATCGGATTCAGATCCGCCACCGGTGAAGAAAATCTCTTCAGGCTTTGCGTTAATTGCATCAGCCACTCTTTTACGAGCCAATTCCAAAGCCTTTTTTGATTCACGTCCGATTGAATAGAGAGTGGAAGGGTTTCCAAACTCCTCTTTGAAATATGGCAGCATTTCTTCAAAAACTTCCTCGCTGACCTGTGTAGTTGCTGAGTTATCCAAATACATTCTTAATCTCCAAATTGTTTTTTAATATAGTTAAAACTTCATTTTATATAAATTTTAAGTGATTAAAAGGTAACCTAGTCAATGGCATCCAAAGCCTGACTTAGGTCATCAATTAAATCATTGACATCTTCCAAACCGATTGATAATCTGATGAAATCAGGAGTTACGCCGGTTGCTTCCTGTTCTTCAGGAGTCAATTGCTGATGCGTAGTACTTGCAGGGTGGATTGCAAGACTTTTTGCGTCTCCGATATTTGCAAGGATTGAGAAGAGTTTTAAATGTTCAATGACTTTTCTTCCTGCTTCCTCTCCACCTTTAACACCGAATCCTAAAATTCCAGCGAAATTGTCTTTCAAGTATTTTTTGTTGATTTCATAGGTTGGGTGTGATTCCAATCCAGGATAGTTAACCCAGTTAACTTTAGGATGGGATTCAAGGAATTTAGCGACTTTCAAGGCGTTTTCAGAGTGTCTTTTTACACGTACGTCCAGGCTTTCAAGTCCCTGAAGGAAAATGAAGCTGTGTACAGGTGCCTGAGTAGCTCCGATGTCTCTTAATAACCTTGCCCTTGCCCTTACGGTAAATGCAATGTTTCCAAGTTCAGGAACGTCTCCGAATGAATCCCAGAAGACCAGTCCGTGATAACTTGGATCAGGTTCTGAGAAGTTAGGGAATTTTCCGTTGCCCCAGTTGAATTTACCTGAGTCCACAATATATCCTCCAACAGCAGTTCCATGTCCTCCTACATATTTGGTTGCGGATGCTGCAATGACATCAGCACCATGTTCCAATGGTCTTACCAAACCTACACCGATTGTATTGTCGACAATTAATGGAATATCATGGCTGTGTGCGATTTCTGCCAATGCTTCAAAGTCCGGCACATCCAGTTTTGGATTACCGATTGATTCTGCATAAATCGCTTTTGTCTTTTCATCGATTGCATCTTCAAAAGCCTGCAAGTCCTGTGAATCGACAAATCTTACTTCACGTGCCAAATCCTTTAAAGTGTAGTCGAACAATTGATAGGTTCCTCCGTAAAGGTTATCGGCTGATACTATGTTGTCTCCAGGCTGTGTAACGTTCAATATTGCGTATGTGATTGCTGCAAGACCACTTGATGTTGAAAGACCTGAATTTCCACCTTCAATGGCGGCAATTCTTGCTTCAAATACATCGCTGGTTGGGTTAGTTAATCTGGAATAAATTTGTCCAAATTCTTGAAGGGCGAATCTCCTTGCAGCTTCATCTGAGTCCTTGAATACATACGAAGTTGTCTGATAGATAGGCACCGCCTGAGCTCCGGTTACAGGATCCGGCTCTTGGCCTGCTCTTACACCTAAAGTTGCTAAACCATAACTTTTTTCATTACTCATAAATATCACCTTTTAAAAATTTTTTTTGAATTATTACATGTGCATTCTAAAAATATGTCACGTGTTATAATTACTATATAACAATAGTTATTTTTAGTATATAAAAGTTTTGGTTAACCTAAAAATTTTGAGAAAAATAGTTGTGATATAATATAACATATGTTATCATACTATATAAAGATTGTTATATTTTTTAGGGAAGAGATTGAACTACCTCAACTTGTAGAAGTCAAGATAGTCCCATAGGAAATGTTTCCAAAATCTAAAAGAAATTCCTACACTACCGAATTATTAATAAAAGCTAAAAAAATTAGTTAGCGCATATTAATTACATATTCTATATTATTAAATCCCAATACTTCACTAACTTTGATGTTATCCTGCGAAAAGGATTTTTCAATATCATTCATTACTTCCCTTTTTCCTTCATCCTTCATATTGATAGTTATTTTATCATCATAGTCAATCAATAGTATTTCCACATGCACTTTTTCATTGTTTGAATCAAAAATGGTGTTTATTATCTTATCCAATGTTTCAATAGATGAATTATCTGCATTCAAACTCTCCAAATGATTAAACATTTCAGATTTCACAGCATCATTTTTGCTTTCTAAAGTATAATTTCTAGTTTTTTCAATTAATCCCTTTCTAATGAAAAACAATCCATAATATTCGCTGTCCTTTCTTTCAACTATTTTCACATAAATGGCAACAACAACTATTGATAGAATAAACCCTAACGGGAAAGATAGCCAGACGCTGGTGATGCCAATGTAGGGATATAATAGGTATGTAAACATTAACGGTCCTAGAAATTCTGAAATGATTGTAATGATTCCGGATTCCACAGTTCTTTCAATTCCTTCATAATAAAACAACAGCATAGTTGAAAATGCCATAGGTATGAATGCCAATGAATATATCCTAATCGCATTTTCCACCAAACTATCATTAGGCATTTGGTGAAGTTTGAAAAACATTAATAATCCATCAGGATATACTAACAGAAATACAGTAAATATCACTGAACAAGCTAATGTTATTAAAACTGAATTTCGCACAATATGATTCAGATTATAAAAATCATTTTGCGCATAATAAATAGGAACAATGGAAGATAATGTTTCGGCGAATCCCATGATTAAAATACTTATTATCAACAATGCACTCACACATACATTGAATATGTCCAAACCTAACTCTCCTAAAACTCCGCTGACAATCAAATTCATGACATAAATCAATAATACATTAAAAAAGCCCATACTTGCGCCCGGAAGACCTATTTTAATTATTTCAATTGTTGAGGTTATCCAAGTCCTGAATTTCAATTTGGATAAAACGAATCTGAAAGTTCTTTTTGAATCAAAATGATATTTTAAAATACACATTGATCCAACTACATAACCTATCAACATTGCAAGTGATGCTCCTTCAATACCCATATGAAAAACACCAAGAAACAGATAATCTAGAATTATGTTGATAATGTTTACAAGAATAATTACTCCTGAAGCAAAATTTGGTTGTCCATCAACACGAATAAACTGACATAAAACCCCCAATATAGTCGCAATCGGGAAACAAATGAATAAATATACACTATATGCGTCTACATAAGGTAGCGCCCCTGCAGTTGGATGCAATAGATTAATTAAGGCATCTTTAAATAAAAAGCATGCCACTAAAATCAAAGCGGATAGAACTATTGTTGAAAGCATTGAAGTTGTGAAATAATGATTGCTTCCGTCTTCATCAAATTCCGCCTTTTTGTTTAAAGCTAAAATTTGGCCTCCCAATCCAAATAACCATTCAAATATTGTAATTAACAATACCAAAGGTTCTAAAACCTGTAAAGCCGCTTGCGCATTGTGTCCAAGGAATGTTGAAACAAAACTTGCATCAACAACTGAAGCTATGTTTAAAGCCA
This is a stretch of genomic DNA from Methanobrevibacter millerae. It encodes these proteins:
- a CDS encoding desulfoferrodoxin family protein, with the protein product MFEFPAQTEGEKSPKHKPVVEIDGDKVSVKVGEAAHPMDDDHYIQFLIVEAGAELYVKCFKPGDVAEATFTVNSTDDVKAFAFCNLHGLWSSE
- the nifU gene encoding Fe-S cluster assembly scaffold protein NifU encodes the protein MDYSEKVMDHFANPRNCRLMEDANGIGTVGNPTCGDLMTIYIKVNDDDVIEDISFQTFGCGAAIATSSMITELAVGKTLDEALAISRNDVAEELDGLPPIKMHCSNLAADGLQAAIENYRESNQ
- the nifS gene encoding cysteine desulfurase NifS; the encoded protein is MYLDNSATTQVSEEVFEEMLPYFKEEFGNPSTLYSIGRESKKALELARKRVADAINAKPEEIFFTGGGSESDNLAVKGIAFKLAKKGKHIITTEIEHPAIKETLYFLESLDFKVTYLPVYENGIIKIEDLKEAITDETILITVMHANNEIGTLQPIEEIGKIAREKGIKFHTDAVQSFGKVEVDVEKLNVDLLSLSSHKINGPKGVGALYIRKGTRVVPLIHGGGQEKGIRAGTENVPGIVGFGKACELAAAQLDEHYDKLSAIRDELIDKVLTTIPEAYLNGDAENRLPNLVNFRFKAIEGESLILLLDAKGYQASTGSACSSNKLEASPVLTALGLDPVDVHGSLRISLAPESDAFDVDAFVETIAESVQRLRQMSPLWNQELDYDNIMCKKHSDTCKRC
- a CDS encoding O-acetylhomoserine aminocarboxypropyltransferase/cysteine synthase family protein, which encodes MSNEKSYGLATLGVRAGQEPDPVTGAQAVPIYQTTSYVFKDSDEAARRFALQEFGQIYSRLTNPTSDVFEARIAAIEGGNSGLSTSSGLAAITYAILNVTQPGDNIVSADNLYGGTYQLFDYTLKDLAREVRFVDSQDLQAFEDAIDEKTKAIYAESIGNPKLDVPDFEALAEIAHSHDIPLIVDNTIGVGLVRPLEHGADVIAASATKYVGGHGTAVGGYIVDSGKFNWGNGKFPNFSEPDPSYHGLVFWDSFGDVPELGNIAFTVRARARLLRDIGATQAPVHSFIFLQGLESLDVRVKRHSENALKVAKFLESHPKVNWVNYPGLESHPTYEINKKYLKDNFAGILGFGVKGGEEAGRKVIEHLKLFSILANIGDAKSLAIHPASTTHQQLTPEEQEATGVTPDFIRLSIGLEDVNDLIDDLSQALDAID
- a CDS encoding MATE family efflux transporter, with protein sequence MSNEIITHKFRELLLPSLLIAMALNIASVVDASFVSTFLGHNAQAALQVLEPLVLLITIFEWLFGLGGQILALNKKAEFDEDGSNHYFTTSMLSTIVLSALILVACFLFKDALINLLHPTAGALPYVDAYSVYLFICFPIATILGVLCQFIRVDGQPNFASGVIILVNIINIILDYLFLGVFHMGIEGASLAMLIGYVVGSMCILKYHFDSKRTFRFVLSKLKFRTWITSTIEIIKIGLPGASMGFFNVLLIYVMNLIVSGVLGELGLDIFNVCVSALLIISILIMGFAETLSSIVPIYYAQNDFYNLNHIVRNSVLITLACSVIFTVFLLVYPDGLLMFFKLHQMPNDSLVENAIRIYSLAFIPMAFSTMLLFYYEGIERTVESGIITIISEFLGPLMFTYLLYPYIGITSVWLSFPLGFILSIVVVAIYVKIVERKDSEYYGLFFIRKGLIEKTRNYTLESKNDAVKSEMFNHLESLNADNSSIETLDKIINTIFDSNNEKVHVEILLIDYDDKITINMKDEGKREVMNDIEKSFSQDNIKVSEVLGFNNIEYVINMR